GACCCCAGATCGCGACCAGGATCTCGCCCGGCACGCCATAGGCCTGCTCGATGCGCGACAGCACCGATCCGTATTGCTTCATCATGTTGGAGCCGCGCATCATCCGCGGCGGCACCATACGGCCGGAAAACTCCTCGAAGGTCTGGGTAAAGACCTTTTGCGACTTGTCGCGGTTGAGCACGCTCTGGTCGAGCGTGACGCCGGCAAGTCCGGCGGTGATGGCCTGTTGCGAGATGCCCTTGGCCGCAGCCTCGGTTTTGAAATCCGCGAGCCAGGCGTCGAAATTGCCCGAGCCGCACGCGACCGCGGCGAGAGCGGGCTCAGCGGAGACGATTGAGGCTGAAAAGGCGAGGGCGGCGAGAGCGAGACGAGAAATCGTCAGGGTCATCAGAGGTAATTGATTCCGTGAGTGGATATGACCGGCGGTGGTAATTTCTGATGCAACCGCGGCCAAAGCAAGGCGTATGACAGCACCGCTCCCGCCGGGTGACCCGGGCGGGAGTGCTCTGACGAAATCGCCTGGCTTCGGTCCTACTCCCTGTTTCGCCACGGGAAGAGATTGGCGGGGAAGTCGGCCGCCGGCTTGCGCGGGCGCTGTGGCGGGGGCGGCACCGGCCGGACACCGGGCTCGGAGACGATCGCCTTGCGATAGAGATGCCAGGTCGCGTGGCCGAGCAGGGGAATGACGATGGCGAGCCCGAGGAACGCGGGGATCGTTCCGAGCGCAAGCAATACCGCCACGATCAGGCCCCAGGCCGCCATCGGCACCGGGTTCTTGGCGACGACGCGTAGCGAGGTGACCATTGCGTCCAGTGCGCCGGCGTGGCGGTCGAGCATCAGCGGAAACGATACCGCGCTGATGCAGAGCGCTGCGAGAGCGAACAGGAAGCCCGTGCCACACCCAACCACGATCAGCCACCAGCCCTGCGATGTCGTCAGCACGCGCGTGGCGAAATCCGAGATTCCGGTGACGCCCTCATAACCGAACGCGGCGACATAGATCGCCTGGGCGGTCGCGACCCAAGTGACGAACAGCGCGAGCAACAACGCGCCGAGGCCGAGCATGGCGCCGAAGGAGGGCGAGCGAAGAACGTCGATGGCATCCCAGGCGCTGGCTTCCTCATAGCGTTCGCGGCGGCTGGAGAGTTCATAAAGGCCGAGTGCTGCGAACGGGCCGATCAGGGCGAAGCCTGCGGCCAGCGGAAACAGCAGCGGGATCACGGAATAGCCCATTGCGACGCGCGCGATCACGAGGCCAAGCACCGGATAGATCACGCAGAGGATGATGGCGTGGCTGGGGACTGCCTTGAAATCTTCCCAGCCGCGCTTGAGCGCGTCGTGCAGGTCGGAGAGTTCTATGGTTCGGATCACCGGTCCAGCCGCGTCTGCGGTCTGGCCCATCGTGGGGACATTGCCCTGATAGAGTGTGGCCATGGTCGGCTTGCTCCCTTGTCATGCAGCCGAATTCGGCGCCGACAACGGCGCAAGCGGCCGCTTTTTGGGTTTCGCGAGTCCAACCAGACGCGAATTCCAGGTGGCATCGCGAGCTGAACCAGAAGCGTACGCCCATTTCCGAGTCCTGTCCCTCACGCTTGGGTGAGATTCGTTGCCGCAGTGCAACCTCGCTGACGTCATCCGGTCGTCATTTCGCCGCAGATAAGCTCATGCTGTTTGTGGCTCGCGGAACTTCGCGGGCATACCGGCGTAACTTCGTCTATAAGGGCCCACTCTGGGCCTTCCAACGGGATCCTTTTCGGGGAGCAGACATGAGCATTTTCGGAAAAATCATGGGCGCGATCTTCGGCAGCCATACGGCTTCCGCTGCGCCCGCCGGCGGCGCACCCGCGGGCAGCGCACCTGCGCCTGCAGGGACCGCCCCGAGCGGATCCGCGCCAGCATCTGCGCCCGCAGCCGCGCCTGCCCAAACGGTGGACGTCGCCGCGATCGTCGACAAGGCGGCCGCCGCGCATAAGGGCGAGAAGCTGGAGTGGCGCACCTCGATCGTCGATCTGATGAAGGCGCTCGACGTCGATTCGAGCCTGGCTGCACGCAAGGATCTCGCCAAGGAGCTCGGCTACACCGGCGACATGAACGACTCAGCCAGCATGAACGTCTGGCTGCACAAGCAGGTGATGTCCAAGCTCGCTGCCAATGGCGGCAAGCTGCCGCCGGAAATCAAGCACTGATCGGCGCGCATCCGTCGACGCCAAGCAATTGAAAGAGGGTCCGCGATCTCGCGGGCCCTTTTGCGTTCAGGCGACGAGATCCGCATCCTCGGGATGCTTGTCGAGATAGTCGACAACGAAGCCGCAGCCTGCGATCACCTTGCGGCCGTCGCGGCGGATGATCTCGAGCGCACCCTTGATCAGCTCGGACGCAATGCCGCGGCCGCGCAGCGCACGCGGCGTCTCGGTGTGGGTGATAATCACAGCCGACGGCGTCAGCCGGTAATTGGCGAAGGCGAGCTCGCTGCCGGCATCGAGCTCGAAGCGGCTCCTGTCCTTGTTGTCGCGTACCGATGCCGCCATGCCTGATCCTTCCGTAACGATGCTTGTCCCTGATCTAGGCGCCTGAACCCGCCCTTGCCAAGGCGCGACCAAGGGAGGTTGCCGCAGGGGAGATATCTGCAAAATGCGTGTCCAGCTCAGTGTGATGGCTTTGCTCGCCGGGCTGGCCTCGGCCGTGCCGGTGCCCGCCGCGGCCGAGGGCGGTCCGGCCTGGGAAGCCTGTATCGGGCTGACCAGCACGCCGGATGAGCGGGTGAAGGCCTGTACGAGCGTGATCGACAGCAAGAGCGAGACCGGCCGCAGGCTCGCCGGCGCCTATTGCAATCGCGGTCATGGTCTGACCGAAAAGCGCGAGATCGACGCGGCGCTGTCCGATCTCGATGAGGCGGTGCGCCTCGATCCGACCTACGCCTGCGCCTACAACAATCGAGGCCGCGTCTACAGCTTCAAGCGCGACTATGACCGCGCCATCGCCGAGTACGATCAGGCCATCAAGCTCGATCCGTCGATGGCGATCGCCTACAGCAATCGTGGCGAGTCTCGTTACAACAAGGGCGACATCGAGGGCGCACTCGCCGATTTCGACGCGGCGATCAAGTTCGATCCCGGCTATGCCATGGCCTATGCCAATCGCGGCTACATCTACGCCCGCAAGCACGACACAGCGCATGCGCTCGCCGACTACACGATGCGGATCAAGCTCGCCCCCGATCTGCTGGCCTATATCGACCGCGGCAACGTCTATCGCGACAGCGAGCAGCTCGACCGCGCCGCCGCAGACTATGGCGAGGCAATTCGCGTTGCGCCGACCGATGCGCGCGGTTGGCGCAATCGCGGCATGATCCGGCTTTATCTCGGCGACAACAAAGGCGGCCTCGCCGATTACGACAAGGCGCTGCAATACGATCCTGCCGACGTGTTCTCCTGGAATAATCGCGGCCAGGCCCGGATGCGGCTCGGCGACATCAAGGGTGCGATCGCCGACTTCCGCAAGGCGCTGGAATTGAAGCCCGGCTTGCAGACGGCGCAGGACTCACTGAGGAAGCTCGGGGCACTGTGACGCCCCCGGTTCGGCTAGACCTTCACCAGGTCCTGATAGTCCGGATGCTTTTCTATCCACGCCTTCACAAACGGGCATTGCGGAATCAGCTTCAGGCCGCTCGCACGGACCTGATCGAGCGCGCCCTGCACCAGCCTTGAGCCGACGCCCTTGCCGCCGAGCTCCTTCGGCACCTCGGTATGTTCGAACGTGATCAAATTGCCGTCGAGCTTGTAATGCTCGGTCGCCAGATAGCCCTCTACCTCGAGCTCGTAGCGGTGGTGGGCCCTGTTGTTGAGCACATCGCTCATGATGTCTCCGGTCAGCTCTTCAGCGAGTCCGCAGCATCTTGCGGATCGACCAGGCCTCACCGTCCGAGGAGCCCTTGATGTCGTCGATCTTCCAGCTGCCGGCCTCTCGCACGAAGTCGTAACGCACGATCTGGTCAGCGGGTTTGCGGTCGTTGCGGTGGCCGGTGATGGTCACCGCCAGCGTTGCCTTGTCGGCCTCGATCTTCTCCGCGTCAACCCTGAATGACTTCACGTCCGGTTCCTGCGAGTTGGTGACGGGATCGAAATCGATCGGCCCGACATCGCCCTTGGGCGTATGGGCATCCGCCTTGGCCCACAGCGCGACCAACGCCTTGGAGAGATATTTTGCTTTCGCCGCCTTGTTTTCGGTGACGAAGGCCGCGCCGCCATCGCCCTTGCCCTTGGCGGCCCGGGTGTAGATCGCGGTCAGGATGGACGTGGGATCGTTGGGGGCGGCGGTCTCGGCGAGGGCGGGCGTGACGGCGGCGAACAGAGGGGCGGCAAGGAGGTTGCGGCGGGTGAGCATGGATCGTCCCTGGGATGATGGCGCGCGACGAAAGGCCGGATTGGCCGGCGTCAGCGAATATCGCAGTAGACAGACGAAGACGCAGTTCGGTTCAATCGGCCGCCCTGGCGAGCCGCGAATCTTCCGGCTCAGGTTTGGCGCGGAGACAGCCCTGGCAGATGACCAGCGCGCGGTTGACCTTGGCATCTTGGTCGGCTTCGATTCCGTCGTGCTCGGGCCGGGCAGCGACGTGCGTTGCCCGCGACGGTTCGGCGGTACGAGGCTGATTGGGGTCTTCGCCGGCACCATCCCAGGCATAGCGCGCGGGCCTAAATGCGGTGTCCGAGGCGAGGTGGGCTTGCGGGGCTACGGCACATCCAGCGAGCGCCAGCGTGAGCAGGAGAACAACGGGCGCTTTGACCATGATGCGGCACTCTGTACGCGGATACAAACCGAGGTTGCCTCGATCATGTTTAAGATTCCTTGAACGAGCGCATGGATCGCGCCCGGCTGGTGGCCTTGCGAGGTCGCGCTCGATCGCGATAAATGGGCTGCAATGAGCGGGCGGCTTCCGTGCCGTTCGCCGTCGAAGAGGAAGCCCGATGCAGCCGCTCCGCATGTCTCGCCGCGTCATGAATCTCGCTTACATGCTGACCCAGAACGCGCGGCGGCATGGGTCGCGGCCCGGGTTCGTCTGGGGAGACAGATCGTGGACCTGGCGCGAGATCGATGCGCAGGTCTCGGCGCTGGCCGCGGCGCTCGCCGCGCGCGGCATCGCAAAGGGCGACCGCATCCTCGTCCATTCCAAGAATGGCGCCGAGATGTTTGTCTCCATGTTCGCCGCGTTCCGGCTCGGCGCGGTCTGGGTGCCCACCAATTTCCGCCTGATGCCGGACGAGGTTGCCTATCTCGCGCAGGCCTCCGGCGCGAAGGCGTTCCTGTGCCATGTCGATTTTCCCGAGCACGCCGCGGCGGTGAAGGGCGGCGCGCTGGAGTTCACCTGGAGCGTGGATGGCAAGGCCGCGTTTGGCGAGAGGTCCGTGGCTGACGCCATTGCATCGCAGGCCGGAACCGTCGTCCCGAACGTCGCGGTCGAGCACGATGATCCCTGCTGGTTCTTCTTCACGTCGGGCACCACCGGCCGCTCCAAGGCTGCGGTGCTGACCCACGGCCAGATGGGCTTTGTCGTCACCAATCATCTTGCCGACCTCACCCCCGGCGTGACGGAAGCCGATGCCTCGCTGGTGGTGGCGCCGCTGTCGCACGGCGCCGGCGTGCACCAGTTGGTGCAAACCGCGCGTGGCGTCTGCACCGTGCTGTTGCCGACCGAAAAATTCGACATCGACGAGGCGTTCCGCCTGATCGAAAAGCATCGGGTCGGCAATCTGTTTACGGTGCCGACGATCCTCAAGATGATGGTCGAGCATCCCGCCGCCGACAAATACGATCATTCCTCGCTGCGCCACGTCATCTATGCCGGTGCGCCGATGTATCGCGAGGATCAGAAGGCTGCGCTCAAGAAGCTCGGCAAGGTCATCGTGCAATATTTCGGCCTCGGCGAGGTCACCGGCAACATCACGGTTCTGCCGGCGGCGCTCCATGATCTTGAGGACGGGCCGCATGCGAAGATCGGCACCTGCGGCTTCGAGCGCACCGGCATGCAGGTCTCGATTCAGGACGACGAGGGCCGTGAGCTCGGGGCGAACCAGAGTGGCGAGATCTGCGTGATCGGGCCGGCGGTGCTCGCGGGTTACTACGACAATCCCGAAGCCAATGCGAAGGCGTTCCGCAACGGCTGGTTCCGTACCGGCGATCTCGGCCACATGGACGAGGAGGGCTTCGTCTACATCACCGGGCGGGCGTCGGACATGTACATCTCCGGCGGCTCCAACATCTATCCGCGCGAGATCGAGGAAAAGATCCTGACACATCCCGCGGTCGGCGAGGTCGCCGTGCTCGGCGTGCCCGATGCGACCTGGGGCGAGGTCGGTGTCGCCGTCTGCGTTGCGCGCGAGGGCGCAAAGCCGGTCAGCGAAGCCGAGATGGCCGCGTTCCTGTCGCCGAAGGTGCCGCGCTACAAGATGCCGAAGCGGTTCTTCTTTTGGGAGGCGTTGCCGAAATCCGGCTACGGCAAGGTGCCGAAACGCATGGTGCGCGACGAGCTCGAGGCGCGTGGGCTGCTCGACCTCGACAAGATCAAGACGGGCTGAATTTACCCGATGCGGAGCATCAAGCAGCCGGGCGCGTCGATCCCCGAGCGTATCCAATGGGTGGAGGCGAGGGGCCGCGCCTTTTCGTTCAGGCTCGAGGCGGGACTGCCGTTGCTCGAAGCCGCGCGCCGCGGTTTCGCGGCAGAAGGATTTGCGGGCGGCGTGCTGAATTTTGGTCACGGCGCGTTCGCCCCATTCGGCTATGTGATGCCGGCGCTGTCGAAGACGGGCGACAACGCGGCATTCTACAGCGACACCTATCGGCCCGCCGGTGTGACGCGCACCAGACTCGGCAGCATGACGCTGGGATCGCGCGACGGTGCACCGTTCTTTCACTGTCACGGGCTGTGGACCGAGGCGGACGGCAAGGAGAGCGGCGGCCACATGCTGCCGGACGAGACCGTCATTGCCGAACCGTTCGAGGTGCAGGCTTTTGGGATCGACGGCGCGATGTTCATCGCCGAGCCGGACCCCGAGACCAACTTCAAGCTGTTCGGGCCTGTTACCGCCGCAAGCACCGGCGCGCGCACCACCCGCCGTGCCTTCGCGCTGCGGCTGCGCCCCAATCAGGATTTTGCCAGCTCTCTCGAAGCCTTCTGCCTCGCGCATGGCATCGCGCGCGCCAAAATCCACGGCGGCGTCGGCTCGACCATCGGCGCCCGTTTCACCCATGGCGGCGTGACAGAGCCGTTTGCCACGGAGCTCGCGATCACAAACGGGATGATCGCGCCTGCTGCGTCCGGCGTGCTGGAGGCGGCGCTCAACGTCGCCCTGATCGACTACACCGGCGGCATCGCCGAGGGCCGTCTGATCCGCGGCGACAATCCCGTGCTGATGACCATGGAGCTGGTGCTGGAGGTCTTGGTTTAGCTTCGGCCGCTTCATGCCGGCGGAAGCGAGCAGCCCAATCGACATTCGCTTTCTCTGTCGTCATTGCGAGCGCAGCGAAGCAATCCAGAATCCCGCCGCGGAGACAGTCTGGATTGCTTCGCTGCGTTCGCAATGACCGGCTTGTCGTTGCCCGCTCAGTCCCCCAAGCGGCGTCTCAAATCCCAGATGTATCCGTAGCCGTGCGGTTGCGCGAAGCGCCGTCCGCTCGGCGTAGCCCACCAACTTCGATCCGCATTCGCTGAAGCATGGTGGATCACGCTTCGCTAATCCACCCGACGCCTCCACATAAGGTACCCGCAATGTCGCGGATATTTTCGAACATGTAATCGGGCGCAAGGGCCCGCAACGCCGCCGGCGCGGCGTAGCCCCAGCTGACCGCACCGCAGGAAATTCCCACCGTACGCGCGGCCTCGATGTCGCGGACCTCGTCGCCGATCGAAATGACCTCGGCTGGGAGTACACCGGCGTGCCGGATCACGCGGCGGAATTTGGCGGGCTTGCCGAACACGGAGGCGGCGCAGTCGAAATGCGAGAACAGCGCGGCCGACGCACCGAGCTTCGACTTCGCATTGGCCTCGCTGTCCGATGTCACCAGCGCAAGCTGCACGCCGTTTTCCGCAAGGGTCTGCAGCATCACATCAATGCCTGCAAATAGCGAAATCTCGCTCGCGGCTTCTCCCTTCAGCCGCCGCGCAAACCGCGCGATCGCCGGCAGCTTCCACACGGGTACCTCGAGCCGGCTGAGGATCTCCCGCGTCGAGGCATGCCGCAGCCCCTCGACGTCCTCATCGGCGACACGACGGAAGCCGAAGCGGTCGGCGACGTCGTTGATGGTGCGCAGGAACCAGGGGAAGCTGTCGACGAGGGTGCCGTCGAGGTCGAAGATGGCGAGGGAGAAGGGCATGGGCTTAAAGTAAGACTGGCAGCGGCCGGAGCCCAACTGCTCGGTACTACTGAGCAGTTTCACTCGGAAAGTTTGAACCCTTCCTGTAACCTGTTTTCGCTTGAGGTCGATCGGGAATTCGTTCGATGATCTTGCTCTTCATCATCTTGTTGAATATTCGCTTCACGGAGTTTTCCGACCCAATGAAAGTAATTTCGCGTGCCTTCGCGTTGTTAATTTCCGAGTTAACTCTCAAATACTCGCAAATCAGTTCTTCTGGCGACGCTAACTTCTCATGACGAAGTGTAACTTTCACGCTACCGTCTAGCTGCTCAATAACCGGATCCCGAAATTTCAATTTTCGCATCGCTTCAAAAGCGGTGTTGAGTCCCTCGCCAACGTCCTTATTCGGTGGGTCTTCATATTTGTTAATCAGGCGCACGATCCTCTGGTTTCGAGCAAAGCGCTCTTCGAGAATATTTTCAACGGTGACGTGAGCGGGCAACACACCAGGACTCTGAACTTCGATGCGGTTATCATAGATGCGAATGTGAATGTCGTCATTTAGGCTGTAGTCCCGATGGAGTACGGCATTCGTGATGATCTCGTGAATGGACTCCCGTGGATAGGAGACTTTTTCAAGTCCTGTCGTTCCAATTACTGAGACCTTTTCGACAATATCAACGGTCGCCTGCACGGCTTTTGCGATTAACGCGTACGCATGTCCTTCGATGCTGCTAGGGTTTCCAACCAAGGTATCACGTGTTCCTGACCCCGATGTTTGGTATCGGTAGATCTTGATGCCGGCCTTGGGGAGGGCCGCTTGGGGCTCCTCCGCATATAAGAGGACGGCGGCTACTGTTGGCCTTTCCTCATCGATGAGCTGTTGCTTTTTGAGCCACGGCAGAGGTTCTGCCGTGGGGATGTTCGCGAGCATAAACTCGAGCACCGGCTTAGAGTTCGTAACCTCAGCGACATCAATCTTGACGATGTGGTCCTCGTAAGAGGTGATGCCCTTGTTGAACTTCAGCCTCGAAATTTGATCTTCTTGCGTTTGAGGAAGGTTTTGCGCCCCACGCCTCAAATAGAAGACCTTATCGCTGGCGGACCGGATATCCGGAGTCTTCAAAATCTCGCAATGCAGCAACAAACCTGGATATCGATCTGATTTCAAAAACTGGTACTTAAAATAGCTGCCGAGCGGGAAGAACTCTTCGAATGCTTGGATGTGGCCATTTGCGGCCTCCGGATCTACAAAACCCGACCAGCGCTTAGTCGGAGATCCACTATTCAGGACCCCAATAAAGAGTTCTCCACCATCAGCGTTGGCGAATGCCGAAAGTGATTTAGTAAGCTTCGCCGGCGAAACTTCTTTGGCCTTAAAGTCTAAGAAGTGACCTTCGCCGCGAGCCAGGAGATCGGCAAACTGAGCGTCGGATAGGGCTGTTACGTCGATTGCCAAGCTACTTCACTCCCCAGCCCATGTTTTTTGGTTAAGTTCGAACAGTAACGGCCAGCGCTGCAACTTCAAGAAGAAAGGGAACTTGCCAGGAGTAGAACATGGACGGGAAGTTACACCGCTAAGGCCCCCAAACGGTCTCCTCGGTCCATCCGAGTTCGGCAAACTCGCCGGCGCGAAGCGGCGCTTCTCCTGCCGCGAAGAACTCATCGAGCTGCGGCGGCGCCACTGATGTGTCCGACAGCATGGCGTGCGCCTGGCCGCGATGATGAATCTGATGCTGGAAGAGATGCATGAGCAGCCGGTCACGGCGTTCGATTTGGACGCGCGTGTCGCGGTTGATACGGACATTGCCGTCGAGCAGCTCAGGCGTCAACGCATCGCAGATCGCGAGCAGGCGCTTGTCCATTGCGGCTTGAGCGGGATTCAACCCGGACAGCGAGGGATAGGGCACTTCGTTCTCCCAGGCCCGCGGTCCGATCCAGCCACCTTCGAGCGCATCGATGTAGAAGAGATCGATGACGTAGATGTGGTTCAGCGTGCGCTGAAGGCTCGGGAAGAACCCGGTTCGCGGAGCCTCGAATTCGGTCTGGCTGAGACCGGCGCAGGCGGTGAGCAGGCGATGGTTCGCCCAGGCATTGTTATGGGCGAAAGCGCGATAGGTTTGCACGAGGCCGGCGGACATATCGGCATTTTCCTTCAGTCGGCGCCTGGCTAGAGGGCGGTGGCGGATTACGCTTCGCTAATCCGCCCTACGGCTCCCAAAGTCATTCCGCCGCCTCGCTCGTGCTCCTTCGCTTCGGCTTGCGCGCCTTCTTCAGCACCGGCTCCAGGAATTTGCCCGTGTAGCTGCGCTGCGCCTTCACGATGTCCTCGGGCGGGCCCCAGGCGACGATCTCGCCGCCGCCATCGCCGCCTTCGGGGCCGAGGTCGATGACCCAGTCGGCGGTCTTGATAACTTCGAGATTGTGCTCGATGACGACGACCGTGTTTCCTTGCGCGACCAGCTCGTGCAGCACCTCCAGGAGCTTCTTGACGTCGTGGAAGTGCAGGCCGGTGGTCGGCTCGTCCAGGATGTAGAGCGTGCGGCCGGTGGCGCGTTTTGACAGTTCTTTCGCGAGCTTGACGCGCTGGGCTTCGCCGCCCGACAGGGTCGTCGCCTGCTGGCCGACATGGATGTAGTCGAGCCCGACGCGGTGCAGGGTCTGGAAGGTTTCGCGCACGCGCGGCACCGCCTTGAAGAATTCGGCGGCTTCCTCGACCGTCATGTCGAGCACGTCGGCGATGGACTTGCCCTTGAACAGGACCTCCAGCGTCTCGCGGTTGTAGCGCTTGCCCTTGCAGACGTCACAGGTGACGTAGACGTCTGGCAGAAAGTGCATCTCGATCTTGATGACGCCATCGCCCTGGCACGCTTCGCAGCGACCGCCCTTGACGTTGAAGGAGAAGCGACCGGGCTCGTAGCCGCGGGCCTTAGCTTCGGGGAGGCCGGCAAACCATTCACGGATCGGCGTGAAGGCGCCGGTATAGGTCGCCGGATTCGAGCGCGGCGTGCGTCCGATCGGCGACTGGTCGATGTCGATGATCTTGTCGATATGCTCGAGGCCCTCGATGCGATCATGAGGAGCTGCGCCTTCGCTGGCGCCGTTGAGCTTGCGCGCGATCGCCTTGTAGAGCGTGTCGATCAGCAGCGTCGACTTGCCGCCGCCGGACACGCCGGTCACCGCCGTGAACAGGCCGAGCGGAATCTCCGCAGTGACGTTCTTGAGGTTATTGCCGCGCGCGTTCACCACCTTGATGGT
This genomic interval from Bradyrhizobium guangzhouense contains the following:
- a CDS encoding DUF2189 domain-containing protein, translated to MATLYQGNVPTMGQTADAAGPVIRTIELSDLHDALKRGWEDFKAVPSHAIILCVIYPVLGLVIARVAMGYSVIPLLFPLAAGFALIGPFAALGLYELSSRRERYEEASAWDAIDVLRSPSFGAMLGLGALLLALFVTWVATAQAIYVAAFGYEGVTGISDFATRVLTTSQGWWLIVVGCGTGFLFALAALCISAVSFPLMLDRHAGALDAMVTSLRVVAKNPVPMAAWGLIVAVLLALGTIPAFLGLAIVIPLLGHATWHLYRKAIVSEPGVRPVPPPPQRPRKPAADFPANLFPWRNRE
- a CDS encoding DUF3597 domain-containing protein, yielding MSIFGKIMGAIFGSHTASAAPAGGAPAGSAPAPAGTAPSGSAPASAPAAAPAQTVDVAAIVDKAAAAHKGEKLEWRTSIVDLMKALDVDSSLAARKDLAKELGYTGDMNDSASMNVWLHKQVMSKLAANGGKLPPEIKH
- a CDS encoding GNAT family N-acetyltransferase → MAASVRDNKDRSRFELDAGSELAFANYRLTPSAVIITHTETPRALRGRGIASELIKGALEIIRRDGRKVIAGCGFVVDYLDKHPEDADLVA
- a CDS encoding tetratricopeptide repeat protein, giving the protein MRVQLSVMALLAGLASAVPVPAAAEGGPAWEACIGLTSTPDERVKACTSVIDSKSETGRRLAGAYCNRGHGLTEKREIDAALSDLDEAVRLDPTYACAYNNRGRVYSFKRDYDRAIAEYDQAIKLDPSMAIAYSNRGESRYNKGDIEGALADFDAAIKFDPGYAMAYANRGYIYARKHDTAHALADYTMRIKLAPDLLAYIDRGNVYRDSEQLDRAAADYGEAIRVAPTDARGWRNRGMIRLYLGDNKGGLADYDKALQYDPADVFSWNNRGQARMRLGDIKGAIADFRKALELKPGLQTAQDSLRKLGAL
- a CDS encoding GNAT family N-acetyltransferase — protein: MSDVLNNRAHHRYELEVEGYLATEHYKLDGNLITFEHTEVPKELGGKGVGSRLVQGALDQVRASGLKLIPQCPFVKAWIEKHPDYQDLVKV
- a CDS encoding acyl-CoA synthetase, whose protein sequence is MQPLRMSRRVMNLAYMLTQNARRHGSRPGFVWGDRSWTWREIDAQVSALAAALAARGIAKGDRILVHSKNGAEMFVSMFAAFRLGAVWVPTNFRLMPDEVAYLAQASGAKAFLCHVDFPEHAAAVKGGALEFTWSVDGKAAFGERSVADAIASQAGTVVPNVAVEHDDPCWFFFTSGTTGRSKAAVLTHGQMGFVVTNHLADLTPGVTEADASLVVAPLSHGAGVHQLVQTARGVCTVLLPTEKFDIDEAFRLIEKHRVGNLFTVPTILKMMVEHPAADKYDHSSLRHVIYAGAPMYREDQKAALKKLGKVIVQYFGLGEVTGNITVLPAALHDLEDGPHAKIGTCGFERTGMQVSIQDDEGRELGANQSGEICVIGPAVLAGYYDNPEANAKAFRNGWFRTGDLGHMDEEGFVYITGRASDMYISGGSNIYPREIEEKILTHPAVGEVAVLGVPDATWGEVGVAVCVAREGAKPVSEAEMAAFLSPKVPRYKMPKRFFFWEALPKSGYGKVPKRMVRDELEARGLLDLDKIKTG
- a CDS encoding PCC domain-containing protein, which produces MRSIKQPGASIPERIQWVEARGRAFSFRLEAGLPLLEAARRGFAAEGFAGGVLNFGHGAFAPFGYVMPALSKTGDNAAFYSDTYRPAGVTRTRLGSMTLGSRDGAPFFHCHGLWTEADGKESGGHMLPDETVIAEPFEVQAFGIDGAMFIAEPDPETNFKLFGPVTAASTGARTTRRAFALRLRPNQDFASSLEAFCLAHGIARAKIHGGVGSTIGARFTHGGVTEPFATELAITNGMIAPAASGVLEAALNVALIDYTGGIAEGRLIRGDNPVLMTMELVLEVLV
- a CDS encoding HAD-IA family hydrolase; the encoded protein is MPFSLAIFDLDGTLVDSFPWFLRTINDVADRFGFRRVADEDVEGLRHASTREILSRLEVPVWKLPAIARFARRLKGEAASEISLFAGIDVMLQTLAENGVQLALVTSDSEANAKSKLGASAALFSHFDCAASVFGKPAKFRRVIRHAGVLPAEVISIGDEVRDIEAARTVGISCGAVSWGYAAPAALRALAPDYMFENIRDIAGTLCGGVGWISEA
- a CDS encoding ATP-binding protein; this translates as MAIDVTALSDAQFADLLARGEGHFLDFKAKEVSPAKLTKSLSAFANADGGELFIGVLNSGSPTKRWSGFVDPEAANGHIQAFEEFFPLGSYFKYQFLKSDRYPGLLLHCEILKTPDIRSASDKVFYLRRGAQNLPQTQEDQISRLKFNKGITSYEDHIVKIDVAEVTNSKPVLEFMLANIPTAEPLPWLKKQQLIDEERPTVAAVLLYAEEPQAALPKAGIKIYRYQTSGSGTRDTLVGNPSSIEGHAYALIAKAVQATVDIVEKVSVIGTTGLEKVSYPRESIHEIITNAVLHRDYSLNDDIHIRIYDNRIEVQSPGVLPAHVTVENILEERFARNQRIVRLINKYEDPPNKDVGEGLNTAFEAMRKLKFRDPVIEQLDGSVKVTLRHEKLASPEELICEYLRVNSEINNAKAREITFIGSENSVKRIFNKMMKSKIIERIPDRPQAKTGYRKGSNFPSETAQ
- a CDS encoding DinB family protein, which gives rise to MSAGLVQTYRAFAHNNAWANHRLLTACAGLSQTEFEAPRTGFFPSLQRTLNHIYVIDLFYIDALEGGWIGPRAWENEVPYPSLSGLNPAQAAMDKRLLAICDALTPELLDGNVRINRDTRVQIERRDRLLMHLFQHQIHHRGQAHAMLSDTSVAPPQLDEFFAAGEAPLRAGEFAELGWTEETVWGP